The genomic interval CTGCCTTTTCAGATGCATTAGTAATGATTAATATAGTTGGTGATAGATAAATGTAGAGTATTTCTTGGGGCCGCGTGCAGCCTATCAATAATCATGGGTTTGATGTGTCTGCAGTGTTTCTCTGACAGGTGTTGCACCATTTTGTGAGACCACCCATCTGATTGTTGCCATGATCACATGCGCTGACTCTTATCTAAAGGATTATATTCTCGCCCCCCATTATGAGGCTGTGAAAGGATAAGCACAGGCACCAACCTGACCTTCAGCAGCGTGCAAGACTGTTCTAGCAGAGAAATACTCCATCAGAAGTGTGGGCTATTTTTAATTAGCCTAATTTTCCATCCATAGAGGTTTCTGCTTTCTCTCCATTTTAAGATATATCAAGACAATATTCATCTTCGCAAAGTGGATTGTTAATGgtccattttatttgtacacATCTATATTTGGATACTTTTCATATGCATAGTTTCCAAATGAAGTCATGATAAAACAAGGCCCATTGAAGAACGAGGTTATACTACTTAAAAGTATGTAACAGCTGACATTAATTTTAACTATGGGAACTAATTGACTTGTAAAGTGTCctgatttaaaatttgttgtgaattagcTCTGTGAGAAACTGAATAGAAAAGGAGATGCTTGTTGCtgtagaatatatttttaccaTTACAAACTGTGGCAGATGGCATTCTGCTGTGAAACATAAAGACACTCAGACCGCATTCAGTTTGgaataaaacaattaatacaaCACTACTTATTTTAAGTTGGGAACTGgaatgggcaaaaaaaaaaaaagctgtctcTCAGCTGAATCTTACACGGGTCAGTAAGATTTACAGCAGTAGCAGTAAATCTACAACACAGCTGCAAAGGAATAGAGGAAAGCTCCTTTAGGTGCTAAAGTTGAACTCAACCCCAAGTTACCTTGTGATCAGTCAGTGTATGaatgtgtgcattttttctAGAGCTGTTGGGTGAATGTGGCTTAGTGTAAAATGGTTTGGGGGAAATCACTATAAGAACTCCTGAAAAGGGCTCACAACCATAAATCGTAAATAGCATGCACCTCATAATGTGACCAGTAGTAGAGAAGGATGAAGTTATCAGTAACCAACAAGCTGTTGAATTATTGATATATAAGATTTTCCCACACTCATGAATTTTAAGACTTATAAGAAAGCATTAATCAACACTAactctggaggaactgcagagaTCTTCTGTTCAGGTGGGAGGTTATTTCCACTTTTCAACAATAATTTGTGCAGTCAGATAAAGGCGTTGTTGGAAGAAAACCATAAGAAGTCCATTTTAAGAGCTTAACAGAAGCCAATGTATGTTCACAGGTGTCCAGCCTGTCAAAATTCCAATTGACTCTTTACATGAGGGTGTTTCTCTTTATAAATCATaacattcataaaataatgGTCCAAGTcatttttggaaagaaaaaggtggtgattatttatttatttattttttattaattcctcccccccccccccccccaaaattacttttggcaaaaaaaaaaaggactttggCCATTAttttttaggaaggtgacaatttGAGATCAGTTGTGTAGATGAAGTTTTTCCAATGATCTTTTTCAGGGTGGAACAATGCCAGAACGCCTCTGTGTGTGCCTGTGGCGCACATGTCCACGGGGCCGGTGGGTGGAGGCGGTGACAACCTGAAATACGCCCTCCTAGTTGGAGCAGCCTTTGTCGGTGGCTTAACATACGTGAGTAGGAATATTCCCAATATATTCCTGAATTTCTACAATGCATTTCAGTGCTATacaatacattttgtttgtatgtaagttgaaatgttattattttgattttttttcccccccaggcTGTAATTACTGTAAAAGGAGACCAGGAACGACATCGGGAGCGGATGGCAGCAATCGCctccagaaaacagaaatcagcATCACAGATCCATACAGAACCTCTAGGTGAGCTCGGtcgttttattttccttcagagaGAAATGTCTAGGATTGcatctgtatttaaaaatgcctacttttgattgtttgtgttttcgCTGCTGAAGCCACCATGATAGAGTGTGAGTGCTTTGAGGCAGTGATGTCTATAGCTATGGTCAGAACTTTGAGCGGCCGTCATTTGAACGTTGTTTTGATTGGACAGTTTATTCATAGTTTGAACTGATTTGGTGTAAAAGCAGCTGACTCTGCAGTACTCAGTTCAGCTTCCTCTTTACTGCTATGTAAACCAGATTTTTATCagggaaaatgtattttcagtaaTAGTGGTATATTTAAGTTTACTAAATATATCTCTCCATACGCTCTCTCCTGAGCGTAAGGagagaataataaaatacacGATGTCTCTTGACATTGTGTTATGTCAAGAGACGATGTCCATTTTCAAGAGATATCgtgtattttattattctctCCCTACGCTCAGTCCAAGTCTACGGTGATTGGTGTTTAtaagtgtttgtttgttgctcAGCCCCCCTTGAGACAAAACTTGAAGCCGCCGCTGCGCCTGATGCTGAAGCAGCGGCCCCCAGTGAAACTGCAGAACCACCTCCAGGTCAGCTGCCTGCTTTTTACTCTAGCCAAACATATACGTGTTTTGTTATGCCTCCTGTACAAACCGTAGCTTTGGCATGAAACCACTAACATGCCATATTTGTATCCAGGATACAATCACCTGATTGTAGTCCGCAATCAGATTCTTCGAAAGTTCCTTCATGAACCGTGACGATATTTTGGCGTCGTGTGCATTTTTATGTAACATTGTTTACAGTTTCACTGCAACCTTTGGAAACCAACTCACCAGTgccacttctgtttttttccccctctctacTCTGTTtcaatactttttgttttattggctAGTACATTTGTGAAGTTTAATCTGCCCTCATAGAAAATAACCATGATGGCCTAATTTGgtgttttaacttatttttggattttacaCTACATCTCCCAGTTGTTGAATGCTCCCACCATAAAGCATGGGTCGTCCCTTCTCCATTACTACTGAGTAGCTCAAATTCTTAGTCGATTTCATGTATTGCTTTCGCAGTAGATGAGCCACTGGCAGAAGCCTCAGCAGAAGAGGCAGCAGCTCCACTCACTGATGCTGGAGTTGAGGAGGGTAAGACtgagaagaaaagcaaaatttcTTGTGTAGTGACCGATAAATATTAGCCAGAAAACTGAAAGGAGCGTGGTTTCAGAATGACATGCTGCAGTCGGCGAGGGCGCTATGAAGGCTGTCCAGTTCTGTGTTTACAAAgtataaaatgtctttttgattTTGCAATTGATGATGAAAATAACAGTTTAAGGATACCACactatattttttctatttttctgttttgtttaccaTACTCACTTAGAATATGGTAACATACAGCCGAGTGCTGCGAGTTGTAGGCCACGCCCCTTCCGTTCCCCAAATCCCAGCTGTATGTTTTGAAAGCTCACACAGTGCGAGTTCTACGGGTCATTTAGAGTGATGGAAAGGGACTGAGGGATTGGTAATTGTAGTTTTCAGAACCGGCTACAAAACTGTGAATAGAAGCTAAGATCTACATCCAAAAACACCGTTTTGAGTTCAGTTTAAGATTGGGTTGTAGCAACGAAACGCTCCAAAGCAGAACCAACCAAATTCCATGAAGAGTCGAACCCAGAAtaacaatatttcattttttgttgctatttgaAAAGGTTCAAGCATCTTAATCATTCTTAttcttgatcatttttttctttttcttgtaaatttatagtttttcaaagttttatttcatcactATGTGGTTGTTATCTTAATGAGACCATGAACTGATTATTTCCTTTCTTATCTCTTTCTGACCAGCTGCAGATTCCAAGCCTTCGTTGCCCTCACACGCCCCCTACCTCCTGATTGGTGGAGGTACGGCGTCTTTCGCAGCTGCCCGATCTATTCGAGCCAGAGACCCCGGTGCCAAGGTGAGTCAGGCTTCTCCTCATCTAACGTACATAGAAAATATTCAGTCTATATTTTTAGAGGCTATTTTTCCTAAGCtgtaatatatttgttgttgttgctgcaggtACTGATTGTAACTGATGAGCCAGACCTTCCGTACATGAGGCCGCCTCTTTCTAAGGAGCTGTGGTTCTCTGACGACCCCAGTGTAACAGAAACTCTGCGTTTCAAACAGTGGAACGGGAAGGAAAGGAGGTGGGTTCCCAGTCTTTCCATGCAACCctgagttatttaaaaatgttctttaaactgttgttttgaatatttgttgaatttctccatcttttcattttcaaacttgTAGTTTGTTTACTTTGCTCTGAATTTAACTCTATCTGAATTTAGCACAGAGAAAACTTCAAGCGAATCAAAACCTGTCACTGCAAACTACACTAGAGCATCTAGTCTGTTTATTAGCTGgatgtgaaaaatattaataaaaaaatctgtatttttggtGAGCTTTATATTTTGGGTCACTTGCCTTTAAGGCCATGTCTGCAAATGATACATTTGAGCAGCTGGGCTGACATCCATGTGTAAACTTGATGTAGATTTCAGCTGACAAATTTATAAGCTCAGAAAACATGATGGGGAAAAGTGTGCTCATAATCAAATAAGAAgaagagtaaataaaatgtggtcACAAATTATATAATGACAATTTTCAACAACTGTACCTGACCTCGTATTGTATGGCTCTAGCATCTACGCTAGTCAAAGGGTTTCAGataaaagttttatatattcacaaatttaaattaatacaaTAAGGCACATATTTAAGCTCCCACTGCAGATCAGAAATGGCTTTCTACATTGTTCAGTTTACAATCCAGGAATGAGCAGCAGAGGGCGTCACAAGCCAGGCGTTATGTTGCAGGCAACAGCTGGACTGTCAGTCACAACAATGAGAGAAGGTCACCAGACTGGAGGGATTCCTTCATAAATAGTACTGGGTCCTGTTTGATGGAGGCTGCGCTTTTCTCCCTACTTACAAAACTGTTCAAGACCACAGCTtccacattgtgtttttttttcttttcatttttttactgcAAGTTCACTAAGTTAATGTTTAACATGTATGCAGTTTTCCGAGTTGTCTGGTTTAAGTTGTTACCAGCTTGTTGGCGAGAATACTCTCAAATACTTTAAACACAAGTTTGACCAATTAGTTTGAAAACGaattatatatttagtttgctatTGAGCTGCCTCAGGCAGATTATCGTTGAATATTTGCAGCACCAAGTACGTTATTATTAAGACAACAATGATCTTGAAAATGGTGCCTCATTGGTTTGGTGTTTATCTCCCTCCCTGCAAGCCTCCTTTATGCCTAGTGAccttcatttattgttttgactgACTGTTGGATGCTTCAGCTGCTGGCTGGCCTAGATGTCCTCTGATTGTAAATCAAATCATTTCCTTGCCGATCAGCTGAAATGACCAAGGTGGATGATTCCTTCCAGGTGTTTGCCAGTTTTTAAAGGGCTATTGACATTTATTGTATCAGTCgcatttcttttatatttgaaaGCTATACATTTTCAACACTGCTGTGTTTATTTGACAGTATCTACTTCCAGCCGCCTTCGTTTTACATTGATACAGAAGAGCtgcgcagtgctgaaaatggaGGAGTGGCTGTCCTCACTGGCAGGAAGGTTGGTTTATAGATTTAGttgataaataaacacaacagtgGTCTAGTTTAGTATGCTTTATATTGAAATACcaaattttatgtattttaggTGGTTCATATGGATGTCAGAGGAAACAAAGTCAAACTTGATGATGACATGGAGATTTCATATGACAAGTGCCTAATTGCTACAGGTAAGCACTCATTCTGTGATATTACTGACCATAGTTAATAGAAATGTGAGAGAATctaatttagacttttttttttcttcaggtggGGTCCCAAGGAATCTTCAGGTAATCGAAAGAGCTGGAGAAGAAGTGATGAAGAGGACAACAGTTTTCCGCAAGGTCAGAGTTTCACCACTAGGTGGCGTCACATTTATTAGAAGTTAAATTTCTCAAAAGTAGAATGACTCACAGTTGCAGTATGTAGATGTGCAAAGTGGGTAGAGAGACACTCTGCAAAAGATTTCCATTAAATGTGGTtctaaatattataaatatattacttggttcaaattctgtaaaaaataaaaaccttctgtTAAACACCTTTTGCTctccagtaaaataaaataaatcaacagaatAGTAGACAGTATTTTTAActgcagatgcatcttttgctacaaatgattgAGCGTACGCTAAAGGGttgctatgttattgcattttaggcaatacaatttttattttctttttcaaaaaagtagttgaattatttgcttatttgcatcttttactGTATTTCTTATACTGTATAGAAAAaacttaagtggttaaatgaaaaatgtgccaatatttaaatgcaattcATTTTCAGAATGATTGATTACAATAATTGATAGTTGCAGcccaaaatacatatttattttaatagcaaAAAATAGTGTAGCGTCAAAATGTACTCCATTAAACTTCAAGTAAATACAGACAGATTGTTGCTTTGAAGTATGTTGAGTTTTTCAGTCTTATTAAGATCCTAAAACGTCTGAAGTGAGATGTTTTACTTGCAGATTGACGACTTTAAATCCCTGGACAAAGTTTCAAGAAACACACAGTCCATCACCATCATAGGAGGCGGATTCTTGGGCAGCGAGCTGGCCTGCGCGCTTGGCAGGAGATGTAAGACTTCTTGACAAGCTGTGAAAGTTTCAAGATGAATCAAGCTGATAGTCCTACATAACAGAACAAACCGTTTTGCTTGTGTGTCAATCAtctcctttctgtttttcagcaaCAGAGTCCGGATTAGAGGTGATTCAGATGTTCCCAGAGAAGGGCAACATGGGCAAGGTTCTGCCTGAGTATCTGAGCAACTGGACAACAGAAAAAGTCAAGAAAGGTACAACTTGATTGACACGGGCGATATCGATAGGATTTCTCTTGATTTTCTcattgtttctctctctgtgtgtgtccgGTTAGAGGGTGTAAAGGTCATCAGGGAAGCGGTGGTCAAATCCGTGTCCTACAAAGATGATAAACTAGAAATCAAACTCAAGGATGGAAGAGTGGTAGGCTCACATTTCAACCAAATTTATCTTGGTCCAATGCACCAGATGGAATTATCAGGCGCTAATTATGTTGATTTTTACCTATTAGGTAAGAACGGATCACATTGTCGCAGCCGTCGGCTTGGAGCCCAACGTTGACCTCGCCAAGTCTGCCGGTCTAGAGGTGGACTCGGACTTTGGTGGCTATCGGGTCAACGCAGAGCTGCAGGCCAGGTCCAATATCTGGGTGGTAAGTAAAAATCCTGCTTCTGAATATAGATCATGtttaggatttttatttgtgttgcaaatgttatgttatgtcaggggtgtcaaactccagtcctcgagggccactgtcctgcaacttttagatgtgcctctgctgcaccacacctgaatagaataattaggtcattaaggctctggagaactgatctacacaaggaggaggtcattaagacatttcatgtcagtgttttgtagctgtggcacatctaaaaactgcaggactgcggccctcgaggactggagtttgacacctgtgtgtTATGTGATCATAGTGCCCCCTTTTGGTCAGATAAGTTCTTGGTTCATGTCGTAGCATAGAAAAGCAGCTCTGTCATGTGTTCCTCTGAAAGAATGAAATCTTTCGCTATAAATGTTGATAGAAGAAATGAGAAACAGGCATAAAGTTATTATATGAATGTGacaaaaaaccaaataaaattcCTCCATTTCCagttcaaaaatcttttttctttgttcttttttaaataattttttgtcgTCAGATTATCTTTTGCTCTGTAGCTTTTTTGACCAGATTTGAATTCGACTAGATCCTTATGCACCACAATGttggattaaaaagaaaaatgaatttgaGTGCTCCTCATCTCCTGCTTTATGAACAGAATTGAATAGTAACTGGtcacatttactcagttacatttattatgaggtattgctactcttgagtaaaatttctggacaCTTTACCCTTTGTGAATAACTCCACAGAATGAAGCACAAGCTTGTTTAAACCAAatattcaccagacacacacctgcagtttttcttaaattccaagttttattttgaaagaaatttttttcaggaaaagaaattgcttgattttgttatttacacaaattattttcagtttggcccttaaaatacctaaatttccacgtaactttacattttggtccatctgtaatttttaaatattaaatgatttctattttgatcagttactcagtgcTTGAGTAAGCATAatacttttcacttttacattGAGTAAAAACATATTGAAGTATTGCTGCTCTTACTCGAGTACAATATTTGGTTACTCCACCCACCTCTGATTATGAACTATCGTTGTTGGTCTGTAATGTGCAAAGTGCTCAGTCGTGTTTGTTTCCCATTAGGCTGGAGATGCGGCCTGTTTCTATGACATCAGGTTGGGCCGCAGGCGGGTGGAGCACCACGACCACGCCGTCGTCAGCGGGAGGCTTGCAGGAGAGAACATGACGGGAGCCAACAAACCTTATTGGCATCAGTCTATGTTTTGGtcagtggtgggaagtaacgatGTACAAAtacttcgttactgtacttaagtacaattttccagaatctgtactttacttaagtagatttaataatttttaataactttggaGTAAACTTGAAAACTCTTAGTTTCTCCCTTTGAGGTGGATGTGAAACAGTTTTCTCTGAGGTGAGCCTTTCGTCCCTTTCCACAGGAGCGACCTGGGACCCGATGTCGGCTATGAGGCTATTGGGATTGTTGACAGCAGCCTGCCGACTGTAGGAGTGTTTGCCAAAGCCACTGCCAAGGACACACCCAAAGCTGCTACTGAGGAGTCAGGTAGGCGTGCTCagtgttttaatatatttaatgatcccatattttgtttttgtcttgctgGTGTGTTGCATTGGGTTTGTGTGAAATGCCTGCACATTTGCAGCATAGGAAATTGCGTATTTAATGAGAGAAGCTGCAGTAAATGCATGTATGAAGAGACAGTatatagaaatatttacatttactgagACACACAAATCATGTAGATGATCAGAATataagaagcaaacaaaaattgCAATTTTGTTTAAGACCTATTGTCttagaataaaagagaaaagaattaTTCTGTGTCTCAAATCGGGGGAATTCAAgaggggtgggcatttattttatcgtttatcatttatcgtgaaatttttctttataagaattttgatttatcgttgtcACAATACATTTCAGTTACTGATTGGAAAAttaaagataagataagataaatctttattgtcattgtcacaagaacaacgaaattcaaaaggtgccatcagtcagtgcacatgcccaaaaacaaaaaataactgtaaaaacattgttagtTCTTAgttgccattttatagcacaacgtggctggaaaaaacataatgctgccccttgaaaaaaacacaaaaaaagtggaaaaataatcACTATATTGATTCTAattgaataaaatctaaaatctgactctgataaaaataaataaaaacggtcAGGTTGAAGCTTCCTCTATGATCATGCTCCAGGTACCGGGATCCGCTCAGAAAGCGAAACGGAGGAAACGGCTACCAGCGCGGTGGCCCCGGCGGCGCCGGCTCCTGTCGTTGAGCACAGGGACGAATACGGGAAAGGAGTCATCTTCTACCTGAGAGAGAAGGTGGTGGTGGGGATCATCCTGTGGAACGTGTTTAACAGAATGCCCATCGCAAGAAAGGTACCGCTCGTGGTTTATGGAAGAATTCAATTTCAATTACGTGATGCGTTTACTGAAAGCTGTTTGTGTGGGAAAATTGTAGATCATAAAGGACGGAGAGGAGCATGCGGATCTGAACGAGGTGGCCAAGCTGTTCAACATCCATGAGGACTGAGCCACCGGACAGTCGCACTCAGGAGAGAGAGAGTTTTTCTACATACGAATATCGAACTGTGGCAGTGATCGCCTCCTTCATTAAGACACAACCACTCATGGCTACCAAATTATCActgcaaaatacacaaaatcttaaGGGTTTTTTATGTATAGTTCCTATTGCAGATATCTTGGTACACATAACAtgagactaaactaacttacaagcagcatacaggagttttttttttttaaataaaaatgtcttattattgATGataaaagtattagttccattattatttcacttgttACACTGGGAAAGTCTtgttacaagtaaaataatctgctggtggaactagcactttttttatcaatataagtgattttttttttatttaaaacaagctcttatatcttgcagaaaagttacttgtgagttaatttagtcttatttgaagtgtaagatatttacactagaaaatAGATCAGAAaaacttggtaggattttgtattttgcagTGCGAGGATCAATGTATATTAAACTGTGGATATTTTCATATTTGGGATTTGTATCTGCTGTcttaattatgtttgttttgattttttgggTTATTGCCACATGACAActctttgtcttgttttccttccaccatTATTTGTGATCGGCCCCTCCCCTCCGCTTCCTCCCATCATTCACAAAGCTGAACTGTCCTCCTTCTGTGTGATCGGTGCAGCTTGTTGTGAGAAAAGCTGCaataaaagctatttttaaattggactCAACCCATTATTTTCAGCTCTGCCTCCAGATAATGGCAGTGATGAGCAGCTGCAGTGACCTCCATCCGAAGCTGCGATTGTTTAGACGGTTGTTGCAGTCAGTGAGGTTGAACTCATCTGTCCCGAGGAGTTAGAATCATTCCCAGTTGCTTGGCAGATTGCTGCTCGAAGTGATGGAGAGGGCGAATGAGGAATGTCTCGGCTCGGttaaaaacccttttttttggggggtggggggagaatTAAGCGAGTGGGTAATGTTAGAAACGTGACACTTAATGAGCGTGTTTTACAGCGTGTTGAAGTTCATATTAAGTCAATCCAGCGTCCAACTCCCAACGAACCGACACCAGAATAAAGCTTGGCCTAGTTTTCCCGTCTTGTCCGGGGGAAAAAATGAGCAAGCAGGCAGAAATGTTtccccctcttcttcttctttttccctttCTCCCACTTTGGGCTTCTTGCTTTTTCGATTGTTCTCGTGCTTCATTTTCTCACACATCCTTGATCTCATTTGACACTGTGGGCTCCAGAACGAAGTGCACAAGGAGCTTTCAAATGTGAGGCAAACGCGTGCGGCCGTAACGTCCCATCGCGTTGCCCGATTATGATTTTACACGAGTAAGTGGCTGCAACCGCCGCCTTCTCCTCTCTTCAGCATCTGGCTTTAAattttcctgcaaaaaaaactaaaagatgaGTAAACCAGATACTAAAGACAAACGTGGGAGAAATAAATAAGTGGATGTGTGCTTGAGCTGAAACAATGATTCACGAGTTATTTGGTACAAATGTTTAGCATTCATCGTCAATGTTGCAATCCGTACGTTAATTTATGGAAGATTCATTTTAtataaagacttaaaaatattattttgtgaattttttttttttcaaaacttttctggtttttattagAATGAATCTGAATTAACTACTTCATATTtgctaaatatataaattatttttagaatttattaGCCTTCTGCATGTAAGTTAGACAAAATTAAATGCTGTACACCAATTCACAAGAgtacaacaaatgttttatttttttatataatatggTCATTGTTTAAAGTTCAGATAATGTAGATGCTGCATGGTTATCGCCTAAcagtacattatttttttattttatttcatggcCCCTTTAGGCGTGTACAATTCAATGGTTGCCTAAgacttaaaaagtcaaaattattttatttattttattctttgatGCTGtctattttatttcaaatctgtAGATAAATGGTAACCTGGCTGCTGTATTACTATTTGAAAATTATGCATTAAAAATTTCAAtactaatttaaaatgttctgcaatTAATTTTATCTACcgatttaatttaattcttcTCATGTGGCCAGAATCCTGATTATTCCCAAACTTAAGAAGACGCAGCGTGGTGCCAGACTGCTCTAAAAACCGCACTGTTCCTTTAAATACTCTTGCAGTAATTCTTTCAGCAATCACATGgccataaaaaaaagagttcaagCTTGAAGTCATCCACACAAacagacagaggaggaagaaaaaaaaaaaacttcccttggattttaaattatacagcagcagcagcagcagcttcctgtaCTTTACACCTGCTCTGAGGGAGAGAGGCTCATCTGTTGGCCGGATCAGCCCTGTTAGGACAGCCACAACAAGAAGAAGTTTCCTGCATTCTTTCCGTTTCtcctttttcagcttttcttctttttcttgctttatCCGCTTTATCCGGTACTCAGGAATGCTTCTAAGCAACTGGTGCCATTTTTGGGCTTGCTTTGTCATTTTCCTACAAGCCAGGTAAGAAAAGCTTTGTGGGAATGTTTTAGTCGCCTTTAGGGTTAGTGTATTTACTGGAGTGTGTGCCTACTACTGCGTTTAATGCGGTCTGACAAGATGATGCCAAGTGCCTCTCAGACAGAGAGAGGCTTGTCAACAGTTCTGTTTACTCACAGAGGAAGCtagagttaaatattttattatccCCAATTAGGacaaatgttttccaaagtAAACGCCATGGGTACTCTatagaaacagacaaaaaaatgaggTGATTTCATTAAGATTTTGGTTGGTAAACTAAGACAAGTGTGTACATTATtcaagtttttatatatatatatatatatatatatatatatatatatatatatgatggATAATATGTACTATTGAGCATTTACATCTAAGTACATGAGATTATAGGCAGGTGGCTAATTTCCATCTACTCCCATTGGCAggttaaagcaaaaataataaatacaaagaagaagaaaaaacaaccataaaatctatatatgtttacatattctaaatatttacattttagactTTCC from Xiphophorus maculatus strain JP 163 A chromosome 11, X_maculatus-5.0-male, whole genome shotgun sequence carries:
- the aifm1 gene encoding apoptosis-inducing factor 1, mitochondrial isoform X1; translated protein: MLTCRAVWKKLAPLARASSTVCRQNVRRAGWNNARTPLCVPVAHMSTGPVGGGGDNLKYALLVGAAFVGGLTYAVITVKGDQERHRERMAAIASRKQKSASQIHTEPLAPLETKLEAAAAPDAEAAAPSETAEPPPVDEPLAEASAEEAAAPLTDAGVEEAADSKPSLPSHAPYLLIGGGTASFAAARSIRARDPGAKVLIVTDEPDLPYMRPPLSKELWFSDDPSVTETLRFKQWNGKERSIYFQPPSFYIDTEELRSAENGGVAVLTGRKVVHMDVRGNKVKLDDDMEISYDKCLIATGGVPRNLQVIERAGEEVMKRTTVFRKIDDFKSLDKVSRNTQSITIIGGGFLGSELACALGRRSTESGLEVIQMFPEKGNMGKVLPEYLSNWTTEKVKKEGVKVIREAVVKSVSYKDDKLEIKLKDGRVVRTDHIVAAVGLEPNVDLAKSAGLEVDSDFGGYRVNAELQARSNIWVAGDAACFYDIRLGRRRVEHHDHAVVSGRLAGENMTGANKPYWHQSMFWSDLGPDVGYEAIGIVDSSLPTVGVFAKATAKDTPKAATEESGTGIRSESETEETATSAVAPAAPAPVVEHRDEYGKGVIFYLREKVVVGIILWNVFNRMPIARKIIKDGEEHADLNEVAKLFNIHED
- the aifm1 gene encoding apoptosis-inducing factor 1, mitochondrial isoform X2, which translates into the protein MLTCRAVWKKLAPLARASSTVCRQNVRRAGWNNARTPLCVPVAHMSTGPVGGGGDNLKYALLVGAAFVGGLTYAVITVKGDQERHRERMAAIASRKQKSASQIHTEPLAPLETKLEAAAAPDAEAAAPSETAEPPPDEPLAEASAEEAAAPLTDAGVEEAADSKPSLPSHAPYLLIGGGTASFAAARSIRARDPGAKVLIVTDEPDLPYMRPPLSKELWFSDDPSVTETLRFKQWNGKERSIYFQPPSFYIDTEELRSAENGGVAVLTGRKVVHMDVRGNKVKLDDDMEISYDKCLIATGGVPRNLQVIERAGEEVMKRTTVFRKIDDFKSLDKVSRNTQSITIIGGGFLGSELACALGRRSTESGLEVIQMFPEKGNMGKVLPEYLSNWTTEKVKKEGVKVIREAVVKSVSYKDDKLEIKLKDGRVVRTDHIVAAVGLEPNVDLAKSAGLEVDSDFGGYRVNAELQARSNIWVAGDAACFYDIRLGRRRVEHHDHAVVSGRLAGENMTGANKPYWHQSMFWSDLGPDVGYEAIGIVDSSLPTVGVFAKATAKDTPKAATEESGTGIRSESETEETATSAVAPAAPAPVVEHRDEYGKGVIFYLREKVVVGIILWNVFNRMPIARKIIKDGEEHADLNEVAKLFNIHED
- the aifm1 gene encoding apoptosis-inducing factor 1, mitochondrial isoform X3, which codes for MLTCRAVWKKLAPLARASSTVCRQNVRRAGWNNARTPLCVPVAHMSTGPVGGGGDNLKYALLVGAAFVGGLTYAVITVKGDQERHRERMAAIASRKQKSASQIHTEPLAPLETKLEAAAAPDAEAAAPSETAEPPPAADSKPSLPSHAPYLLIGGGTASFAAARSIRARDPGAKVLIVTDEPDLPYMRPPLSKELWFSDDPSVTETLRFKQWNGKERSIYFQPPSFYIDTEELRSAENGGVAVLTGRKVVHMDVRGNKVKLDDDMEISYDKCLIATGGVPRNLQVIERAGEEVMKRTTVFRKIDDFKSLDKVSRNTQSITIIGGGFLGSELACALGRRSTESGLEVIQMFPEKGNMGKVLPEYLSNWTTEKVKKEGVKVIREAVVKSVSYKDDKLEIKLKDGRVVRTDHIVAAVGLEPNVDLAKSAGLEVDSDFGGYRVNAELQARSNIWVAGDAACFYDIRLGRRRVEHHDHAVVSGRLAGENMTGANKPYWHQSMFWSDLGPDVGYEAIGIVDSSLPTVGVFAKATAKDTPKAATEESGTGIRSESETEETATSAVAPAAPAPVVEHRDEYGKGVIFYLREKVVVGIILWNVFNRMPIARKIIKDGEEHADLNEVAKLFNIHED